In Lactobacillus sp. PV012, one genomic interval encodes:
- a CDS encoding IS3 family transposase: protein MTKLSKQDKIDIYNNWKYYGKSSLQLGKEYGITSDSLRYLFKLIDKYGLEILDKPYTFYSIEFKEKAIRRVLSGDETMSQISLDLGLRSRAMLYNWVRKYKENGYNVINHKKGRRSNAEQRQTDSRTSKANQGPQTKEFRAYCRERIYKKIRCLSGTKNQKPKAQEIVSAVTQLRQELHVTVSFVLKVINSKPDLPHLSRSNYYYVQGHDDKDRKNQNIMERIKEVYEEHKHRYGYRRITAQLQREGLKINHKKVKRLMTKMHLYGIAIRRKHKYSSYRGTVGKIKSNLIKRNFKSVIPNKKWYSDVTEFHLNGEKLYLSPIMDGCTQEIVSYTLSRHPVLKQVMDMLKLAYKKYPALNGLVFHTDQGWQYQHPLFQSWLKNHGITQSMSRKGNSLDDGMMEGFFGILKREMFYGFENNFSNLDELEEAIKEYIEYYNTKRIKTVLKNRTPIEYRNAIMNQS from the coding sequence ATGACTAAACTGTCTAAACAAGATAAAATTGATATTTATAATAATTGGAAATATTACGGTAAATCTTCTCTTCAATTAGGAAAAGAATATGGAATTACCTCTGATAGTCTTAGATACTTATTTAAATTAATCGATAAATATGGATTAGAAATCCTAGATAAGCCCTATACTTTTTATTCAATAGAATTTAAAGAAAAGGCAATTAGAAGGGTTCTTTCAGGAGACGAAACTATGTCCCAAATATCATTAGATCTTGGTTTACGTAGTAGGGCCATGCTTTACAATTGGGTTCGCAAATACAAAGAAAATGGGTATAATGTCATTAATCATAAGAAAGGTAGAAGATCTAATGCAGAACAAAGACAAACAGATTCAAGAACTTCAAAAGCAAATCAAGGACCTCAAACAAAAGAATTTAGAGCTTACTGTCGAGAACGAATTTATAAAAAAATTAGATGCCTTAGTGGCACAAAGAATCAGAAACCAAAAGCACAAGAAATAGTTTCTGCAGTCACACAGCTAAGGCAAGAACTTCATGTGACTGTGAGTTTTGTGCTTAAAGTGATCAATTCTAAACCTGACCTTCCTCACCTATCTAGGAGTAATTATTACTATGTTCAAGGACATGATGATAAAGATAGGAAAAACCAAAATATCATGGAAAGGATCAAAGAAGTATATGAAGAGCACAAACATCGCTACGGTTATAGAAGAATTACTGCACAACTTCAACGTGAAGGACTTAAAATCAATCATAAGAAAGTAAAACGTCTAATGACTAAAATGCACTTATATGGCATTGCCATTAGACGTAAGCATAAATATTCAAGCTATCGTGGAACTGTAGGTAAGATCAAAAGTAACTTGATTAAACGTAATTTCAAGTCTGTAATTCCAAATAAAAAGTGGTATTCAGATGTGACGGAATTTCATTTGAATGGTGAAAAGCTTTATCTATCCCCAATTATGGACGGTTGCACACAAGAGATTGTCTCTTATACTCTAAGTCGTCATCCTGTTTTAAAGCAAGTAATGGATATGTTAAAGCTGGCCTATAAAAAGTATCCGGCCCTTAATGGTTTAGTATTTCATACTGATCAAGGCTGGCAATATCAACATCCTCTCTTTCAATCATGGCTTAAAAATCATGGCATAACCCAAAGTATGTCACGTAAAGGTAATTCTTTAGATGATGGCATGATGGAGGGTTTCTTTGGCATACTTAAAAGAGAAATGTTTTATGGATTCGAAAATAATTTTAGTAATTTAGATGAGTTAGAAGAAGCCATCAAAGAATATATTGAATATTACAATACTAAACGAATTAAAACTGTACTAAAAAATCGCACACCGATTGAATATCGGAATGCGATTATGAATCAAAGCTAA
- a CDS encoding ABC transporter ATP-binding protein encodes MNQEILKLKNINTVVNAGSSDEKKILKNLNLTLHQGDFVTLLGTNGAGKSTLLNVINGSLMPASGEVFLKGKNITRLNDVKRTKYIAQVFQDPKMGTAPRMTVAENLLLATKRGQRRTLKLRKLDQQLDFFKEKTAQLPNGLQDRLNTFAGNLSGGQRQTLSFLMATITRPDVLLLDEHTAALDPNTSRGLLELTDKVVKKDNLTCIMITHQLKDALLYGNRTLILKDGQVVLDVTGQERNNLTEEKILKYFAN; translated from the coding sequence ATGAACCAAGAGATTTTAAAACTTAAAAATATTAACACCGTTGTTAATGCGGGCAGCAGTGATGAAAAAAAGATCCTAAAAAATTTAAATCTTACTCTTCATCAAGGAGACTTTGTGACCTTACTCGGAACTAATGGGGCAGGAAAATCTACTTTATTAAATGTTATCAATGGCTCCTTAATGCCAGCTAGTGGTGAAGTTTTTCTTAAAGGAAAAAATATTACTCGCTTAAACGATGTCAAAAGAACAAAATATATTGCTCAAGTTTTTCAAGACCCGAAAATGGGAACCGCACCTAGAATGACAGTAGCTGAAAACTTATTACTAGCTACTAAGCGTGGCCAACGCCGCACCTTAAAGTTAAGAAAACTTGACCAACAGCTGGACTTCTTCAAAGAAAAAACCGCCCAACTTCCTAATGGGTTACAGGATCGGTTAAATACCTTTGCAGGTAATTTATCTGGTGGGCAACGTCAAACACTTAGTTTTTTAATGGCTACTATTACTCGGCCAGATGTGCTCTTGCTCGATGAGCATACTGCTGCTTTAGATCCCAATACAAGTCGCGGATTATTAGAATTGACAGATAAAGTAGTTAAAAAAGATAATTTAACTTGTATTATGATCACTCATCAACTTAAAGATGCTTTATTATATGGTAATCGCACCCTAATTTTAAAGGACGGACAAGTTGTTTTAGATGTTACAGGACAAGAAAGAAATAATTTAACCGAAGAAAAGATTTTAAAATATTTTGCTAACTAA
- a CDS encoding SLAP domain-containing protein, which produces MFSKNAVKAKLLAIILALVIALGMSWLASQRVNASIKETAMHGKIIIKYSGKGKVHLLNEDGKYIKKYAKKDSKWKVYAKATIRKQLMYRIGKNTWIPAKYTKKASTKTAASAPVQWKAKSSEKGFLVNTSSVGKIIGNKTTKKFYLPGKKNHKILSLNMVFFSSKKEAEDAGYKLAN; this is translated from the coding sequence ATGTTTTCTAAAAATGCCGTTAAAGCAAAACTTTTGGCAATTATATTGGCTTTAGTGATAGCTCTAGGAATGAGTTGGCTCGCAAGTCAACGTGTAAATGCAAGTATTAAAGAAACGGCAATGCATGGAAAGATTATTATAAAGTACTCAGGTAAGGGAAAAGTACATTTACTTAACGAGGATGGAAAGTATATTAAGAAGTATGCTAAAAAAGATTCCAAATGGAAGGTTTATGCTAAAGCAACCATTCGAAAACAATTGATGTATCGTATTGGCAAGAATACTTGGATTCCCGCAAAATATACTAAAAAAGCCTCCACTAAAACTGCAGCTAGTGCTCCAGTTCAATGGAAGGCAAAAAGTAGTGAAAAAGGTTTTTTAGTAAATACAAGTTCTGTAGGAAAAATAATTGGTAATAAAACAACTAAGAAATTTTATTTACCGGGTAAAAAAAATCATAAAATTCTATCTTTAAATATGGTATTTTTTTCTTCTAAAAAAGAAGCTGAGGATGCAGGTTATAAGTTAGCAAATTAA
- a CDS encoding DegV family protein, giving the protein MTAKILTDSSANLLTSECSGTPHENVPLTIQVGNKSWRDDGHIDPTLLKEALSENSVKTTTSCPNIHDWLTAFGDSDEIFVFTISGALSGSYNAAKQAATEYHTTHPKAKILVFDSHSAGPQVKLLAEKTGELIKEGLSFKEIVKKIEDYQEHLNLIFALQDLTNLVNSGRVSGAAAKVMGMLKLNVIGRASVQGKFESIGKARGAKKTYSQIVKKMIEYGYNGGKVAIDHVDNLAGAEAIENLLLSKFPDAKITIGKCGGLCSYYAENGGLMIGYESK; this is encoded by the coding sequence ATGACAGCTAAAATTCTTACAGACTCCAGTGCTAATCTTTTAACTTCTGAATGTTCAGGTACTCCTCATGAAAACGTACCTTTGACTATTCAAGTGGGAAATAAGTCTTGGCGCGATGATGGTCACATTGATCCAACTTTACTTAAAGAAGCTCTAAGTGAAAATAGTGTTAAAACTACCACTTCCTGTCCTAATATCCATGATTGGCTAACTGCTTTTGGCGATAGTGATGAAATCTTTGTCTTTACCATTTCAGGGGCACTATCGGGAAGCTACAATGCTGCTAAGCAAGCCGCAACAGAATATCATACTACTCACCCTAAAGCTAAAATTCTTGTTTTTGATAGTCACTCAGCCGGCCCACAAGTCAAATTACTTGCCGAAAAAACTGGTGAGCTTATTAAAGAAGGACTCTCTTTTAAAGAAATAGTCAAAAAAATTGAAGATTACCAAGAACATCTTAATTTAATTTTTGCCTTACAAGATTTAACTAATCTTGTAAATAGTGGGCGTGTATCTGGCGCTGCTGCTAAGGTAATGGGGATGCTTAAATTAAATGTTATCGGGCGCGCTAGTGTTCAGGGAAAATTTGAATCCATTGGCAAAGCACGGGGGGCTAAAAAAACCTACAGTCAAATTGTAAAGAAAATGATTGAATATGGTTACAATGGCGGAAAAGTTGCTATCGACCATGTTGATAATTTAGCCGGTGCTGAAGCAATTGAGAATTTACTTTTAAGTAAATTCCCTGATGCAAAAATCACCATTGGAAAATGCGGTGGTTTATGTAGCTACTATGCCGAAAATGGTGGTTTAATGATTGGTTACGAAAGCAAATAA
- a CDS encoding ClC family H(+)/Cl(-) exchange transporter: MLPAKKILAKPFTSTILRILGQGIFIGLSIGLVVSIFRILLDHSIKLLYVLYPYLSSHPVWILPFIIFTILLCFVVGQIIKPQINNLAGSGIPQLQAMLLDENSMPWFTILWRKFIGTLLALAPGLFLGREGPCIEMGAMIATGYANDFFYTNPPQDTKILQYAGIAAGLSAAVSAPFAGVFFLVEEISSSFKPKEVLTALAAAASADLVTLIFFGNRPVLYLPIAHKLPVSSYWSLVLVGIGAGLLAYSYQWSLLNAKWIFSKLKIIPRQYHSIIPFLLVIPIGLIFPRTLGGSHSLIDILYHNPIIVKQERLGDLTWLLIPIIFFILRFIFSMICYASSLPGGIFMPNLVLGSLLGLIFSTILIHLHLIPSANYTNIIIVSMAAYLGACLHAPFTAIMLLTEIVGTVEQVLPMIMAVFIASVVLSTLGGRPLYASLRKQMGFKV, encoded by the coding sequence GTGTTACCTGCGAAAAAAATTCTCGCTAAGCCTTTTACCTCTACTATATTAAGAATATTAGGCCAAGGTATTTTCATAGGTTTGAGTATTGGACTTGTTGTCAGCATTTTTAGAATTCTATTAGATCACAGTATCAAATTATTGTATGTTTTGTATCCTTATTTATCTTCCCACCCAGTTTGGATACTTCCATTCATTATCTTTACCATCTTGCTCTGTTTTGTAGTGGGACAAATTATTAAGCCACAAATTAATAATTTGGCTGGTTCAGGAATTCCCCAACTTCAAGCCATGCTCTTAGATGAAAATTCCATGCCTTGGTTTACAATTCTTTGGCGCAAATTTATTGGGACTCTTTTAGCCCTTGCACCTGGATTATTCTTAGGTCGTGAAGGTCCTTGTATTGAAATGGGAGCAATGATTGCGACTGGTTATGCAAATGATTTCTTTTATACTAATCCGCCGCAAGATACTAAAATTCTGCAATATGCTGGAATTGCAGCTGGTTTAAGTGCAGCTGTTAGTGCTCCTTTTGCAGGTGTTTTCTTCTTAGTTGAAGAAATTTCTTCTTCGTTTAAACCCAAAGAAGTACTGACTGCACTAGCTGCGGCTGCCTCTGCTGATTTAGTTACTTTGATTTTCTTTGGAAATCGCCCCGTACTCTATTTGCCCATCGCCCATAAATTACCTGTTTCTTCTTATTGGTCATTAGTATTAGTAGGAATTGGGGCTGGTCTTCTGGCTTATTCATACCAGTGGAGTTTGCTCAATGCTAAATGGATTTTTAGCAAATTAAAAATCATTCCACGTCAATATCATAGTATTATTCCTTTTCTTTTAGTTATCCCCATCGGATTAATTTTTCCTCGGACCTTAGGAGGATCCCATTCTTTAATCGATATTCTCTACCACAATCCCATCATTGTTAAACAAGAACGTTTAGGTGATCTGACCTGGTTATTAATTCCAATTATTTTCTTCATTTTACGTTTTATTTTTTCAATGATTTGTTATGCCAGTTCCTTACCAGGTGGGATTTTTATGCCCAATTTAGTTTTAGGCTCGCTTTTAGGATTAATTTTTTCTACTATTTTAATCCACCTTCACTTAATTCCCAGTGCAAATTATACTAACATTATTATTGTATCGATGGCTGCCTACCTAGGGGCCTGTCTTCATGCTCCCTTTACTGCAATCATGCTTTTGACAGAAATCGTAGGAACCGTAGAGCAAGTGTTACCTATGATTATGGCTGTCTTTATTGCTTCAGTAGTTCTTTCAACCTTAGGTGGGCGTCCACTGTATGCTAGTTTGAGAAAACAGATGGGCTTTAAAGTCTAA
- the trpX gene encoding tryptophan ABC transporter substrate-binding protein has product MKKLVTTIILLFIFLITAFFVESNDNATNNSASKPIVGILQTVSHPSLDEIHRGIIAGLKEDGYVNHKNITIDFENAQGDQSNLKSMSDRFIQKNAKVTIGIATPAAQALANEPGKTPVIMGAISDPIGSGLVHSLEHPGGKVTGVKDMQPIKQQLDLIQAFLPKLKDIGVLYTSSDDSSTSEFKEFKRLAQQRKLRVHPYTITSTNDIQQVAQTMAGQVQAVYVPTDNTVASGFSSLIKITNQAHLPVFPAVDAMVKSGGVAATYVSQFDMGKATGKIAAEVLKGKNPSEIPVKVIHSYSTIINEKAANELHLQIPTAIIKQAQKKGSIIK; this is encoded by the coding sequence ATGAAAAAATTAGTCACAACTATCATACTTTTATTTATATTTTTAATAACAGCATTTTTTGTTGAATCCAACGATAATGCTACTAATAATTCTGCTAGTAAACCAATAGTGGGAATTTTACAAACTGTTAGCCATCCCTCTTTAGATGAAATCCATCGTGGAATTATTGCTGGACTTAAAGAAGATGGGTACGTTAACCACAAAAACATTACTATTGATTTTGAAAATGCCCAAGGAGATCAAAGCAACTTAAAATCAATGAGTGACCGTTTTATTCAAAAAAACGCTAAAGTTACTATTGGTATTGCTACTCCAGCTGCTCAAGCACTAGCTAATGAGCCAGGAAAAACACCAGTTATTATGGGAGCAATCAGTGATCCAATTGGTAGTGGACTTGTCCATAGTCTAGAACATCCCGGTGGAAAAGTTACTGGAGTTAAAGATATGCAACCAATTAAGCAACAACTCGATTTAATTCAAGCTTTTCTTCCTAAATTAAAAGACATTGGCGTTCTTTATACTTCAAGTGATGATTCTTCTACCTCAGAATTCAAAGAATTCAAAAGACTTGCCCAGCAACGTAAGCTACGTGTGCATCCCTATACTATTACTTCAACCAATGATATCCAGCAAGTAGCTCAAACCATGGCTGGCCAAGTTCAAGCAGTTTATGTCCCAACTGATAATACAGTAGCTTCAGGATTTTCGAGCTTAATTAAAATCACTAATCAAGCTCACCTACCCGTTTTCCCGGCCGTTGATGCAATGGTAAAAAGTGGTGGGGTTGCTGCAACTTATGTTAGCCAATTTGATATGGGAAAAGCTACTGGAAAAATTGCTGCTGAAGTTTTAAAAGGAAAAAATCCTAGCGAAATTCCAGTTAAAGTTATCCACAGCTATTCCACAATCATCAACGAAAAAGCTGCAAATGAGTTGCATCTTCAAATTCCAACCGCAATTATTAAACAAGCACAAAAGAAAGGAAGTATTATTAAATGA
- a CDS encoding IS3 family transposase (programmed frameshift), which translates to MTKYSNGFKIKIVSEFFNHQDSIKGLSRKYNIPYSMVYKWIHQADENGLESLKIKHKKMNYSPEFKLNVVRYYLNNPNLGITPVAAKFNINSSQVYTWVNKFKKEGMAGLLPKQKGHPSKMPKKPKKKQAQKIKLSEKQKYEEKIIKQEAEIEKLKLENLGLKKSGCPLSSLSNKEKTLIIKDIRAKVPTVKLNTLFSLLKLNRKTYYDNLKNRINKCDRYAKVKKEINHIYYDESNETYGYRRIWGALKDTGINLAKETVRKIMRDMGIKTMIYHKNTAKYSSYKGSVGKKAPNILNQIFDETIPYKVLHTDVTEYKLTNGKKVYISPIVDEASLEILACAVSYSPEMKTIYRMLDELEVNLPKDARPILHSDQGFQYQNAGYQARLKEMNITQSMSRKGNCHDNAPGETIFNLMKRECLNRLKIGSLEEMKQVLSKYVTWFNNIRRSNKLKYTTPVK; encoded by the exons ATGACTAAATATTCTAATGGGTTCAAAATTAAGATTGTTTCTGAATTCTTTAATCATCAAGATTCAATAAAGGGATTAAGTAGAAAGTACAATATTCCTTACTCTATGGTATATAAATGGATTCATCAGGCTGATGAAAATGGCCTTGAATCTCTTAAAATTAAACATAAGAAGATGAACTATTCTCCTGAGTTTAAGTTAAATGTGGTACGCTATTATTTAAATAATCCTAATTTAGGAATAACTCCGGTAGCTGCCAAGTTCAATATAAATTCTTCTCAGGTTTACACTTGGGTTAATAAATTTAAAAAAGAAGGTATGGCTGGTTTACTTCCTAAGCAGAAAGGACATCCATCCAAAATGCCTAAGAAACCTAAAAAGAAACAAGCTCAAAAGATAAAACTTAGTGAGAAGCAAAAATATGAAGAGAAGATTATTAAACAAGAAGCGGAAATCGAAAAATTAAAACTGGAGAATCTTG GTCTTAAAAAAAGTGGCTGCCCGTTATCCTCGCTATCCAACAAAGAAAAAACGCTAATTATCAAGGATATTCGGGCTAAAGTGCCAACTGTAAAGCTGAATACCTTATTTAGTCTGCTTAAGCTTAATCGAAAAACATATTATGATAACTTAAAAAATCGAATTAATAAGTGCGATAGATACGCTAAAGTTAAGAAAGAAATTAATCATATTTATTATGATGAAAGTAATGAAACATACGGTTATCGGCGTATTTGGGGCGCTTTAAAAGATACTGGTATCAATCTTGCTAAGGAAACTGTTCGTAAAATTATGCGTGATATGGGTATTAAAACCATGATTTATCATAAGAATACAGCTAAGTACAGTTCTTATAAAGGTAGCGTTGGCAAAAAGGCTCCTAATATTCTTAATCAGATCTTTGATGAGACTATCCCTTATAAGGTCTTGCATACCGATGTAACAGAATACAAATTAACTAATGGCAAAAAAGTCTATATTTCACCAATAGTTGATGAAGCATCTCTGGAAATACTGGCTTGTGCAGTTAGTTACTCTCCTGAGATGAAGACTATTTATAGGATGCTTGATGAACTTGAAGTAAATTTACCAAAAGATGCACGACCAATTTTACATTCTGATCAAGGTTTTCAATATCAAAATGCTGGTTATCAAGCCCGTCTTAAAGAAATGAATATTACACAAAGCATGTCTAGAAAAGGAAATTGTCATGATAATGCGCCAGGTGAAACTATATTCAACCTAATGAAAAGAGAATGCCTAAATCGACTTAAGATTGGCTCTCTTGAAGAGATGAAGCAAGTGTTAAGTAAGTATGTCACTTGGTTTAATAATATTCGTCGTTCCAATAAATTAAAATACACGACTCCTGTAAAATGA
- a CDS encoding AI-2E family transporter, whose protein sequence is MNNPWSKLKQNDLLRRFFVLLIIGIILYEARAMIDTILLTFIFTYIVIHIIKKVQSIIPRFPTKLIVGIIYLLLFGLLYFVVTIYIPLLAKQITKIVRSMISFYQSHQMTGILKDIEKYINREEIVSSARHGMNFIIHTITNVGTLTVALLMSVFLSFFYTFELKKMHQFSNLFVTEGSFKWFFEDLKFLGQKFADTFGVVLEAQFFIAICNTILTMIGLIILKMPQIVALGLMIFVLSLIPVAGVIISLIPLSLVAYSVGGIKDVVYILILILIIHAIEAYFLNPKFMASKTQLPIFYTFLILLVAEKFWGTWGLIVGVPLFTFFIELIGINPRKDKKKKRKTKIF, encoded by the coding sequence ATGAATAATCCTTGGAGTAAACTAAAACAAAATGATCTATTAAGACGTTTTTTTGTACTTTTAATAATTGGAATAATTTTATATGAAGCACGAGCGATGATTGATACAATTTTGCTGACATTCATCTTTACATATATTGTGATTCATATAATCAAAAAAGTTCAAAGTATAATTCCTCGCTTCCCGACGAAACTAATTGTGGGGATCATCTATCTTTTATTATTTGGATTGCTGTATTTTGTAGTCACTATTTATATTCCTTTGTTGGCTAAACAAATTACTAAAATTGTACGCTCAATGATTAGTTTTTATCAAAGTCATCAAATGACAGGCATATTAAAAGATATTGAAAAATATATCAACCGAGAAGAAATAGTAAGTTCAGCTCGTCATGGGATGAATTTTATTATTCATACAATTACAAATGTGGGTACTTTAACAGTTGCGTTATTGATGTCAGTATTTTTGAGTTTCTTTTATACTTTTGAATTGAAAAAAATGCATCAATTTTCAAATTTATTTGTAACAGAAGGAAGTTTTAAGTGGTTTTTTGAAGATTTAAAATTTTTAGGACAAAAATTTGCTGATACTTTTGGAGTAGTACTAGAAGCACAATTTTTTATTGCTATCTGTAATACAATTCTGACAATGATTGGACTAATTATATTGAAAATGCCGCAGATTGTGGCTTTAGGATTGATGATCTTTGTTTTAAGTTTAATTCCAGTTGCAGGAGTTATAATTTCACTGATTCCCTTAAGTCTAGTCGCATATTCAGTAGGTGGTATAAAAGATGTAGTTTATATCTTAATTTTAATTTTGATCATTCATGCTATTGAAGCCTACTTTCTTAATCCAAAATTTATGGCTAGCAAAACTCAATTACCAATTTTTTATACTTTTTTGATTCTTTTAGTGGCTGAAAAATTCTGGGGAACTTGGGGGTTAATTGTGGGTGTACCACTTTTTACTTTCTTTATTGAATTAATTGGGATTAATCCGAGAAAAGATAAAAAGAAGAAACGAAAAACAAAAATTTTCTAG
- a CDS encoding ABC transporter permease: MSLITSTIGQGLIWAILALGLYLSFRILDIADMTVEGTFPFGAAVCVSSLVHGVNPWVATLLSFIAGLITGAVTGLLYTKGKIPVLLAGILTMTGIYSVNLHILGKANVGLLNHATLFSGKFLANLPDGFASVTVGLIAAVVIVILVALFLNTELGQSFIATGDNEKMARSLGINTDNMKILGLMISNGLIGLSGGLIAQNSGYADVNQGIGTIVIGLAAIIIGEVFYRNLSLTARLIAVVVGSILYRFVLLIVLQLGFSTNDFKLLSAIILAICLMLPLFENKFHLRKSIKKGVEKP; this comes from the coding sequence ATGAGTTTAATTACCTCAACCATTGGTCAAGGATTAATTTGGGCAATTTTAGCTTTAGGTCTTTACTTAAGTTTTCGAATTTTAGATATTGCTGATATGACTGTTGAAGGAACTTTTCCTTTTGGTGCAGCTGTTTGTGTGAGTTCTTTAGTCCACGGCGTTAATCCTTGGGTTGCTACCCTGCTTTCTTTTATTGCTGGTTTAATCACTGGAGCAGTCACTGGTTTACTTTATACCAAAGGGAAAATTCCAGTTTTACTAGCAGGAATTTTGACCATGACAGGAATTTACTCAGTTAACCTCCACATTTTAGGTAAAGCTAATGTTGGACTTTTAAACCATGCCACACTTTTTAGTGGAAAGTTTTTAGCTAATTTGCCAGATGGGTTTGCCAGTGTAACAGTTGGTTTAATCGCTGCAGTAGTAATTGTAATTTTGGTTGCTTTGTTTCTTAATACAGAATTGGGACAAAGTTTTATTGCAACTGGTGACAATGAAAAAATGGCTCGTTCTCTAGGAATTAATACTGATAACATGAAGATTTTAGGCCTCATGATTTCAAATGGTTTAATTGGGCTAAGTGGTGGCCTCATCGCCCAAAATAGTGGTTACGCTGATGTTAACCAAGGAATCGGGACAATTGTTATTGGACTAGCTGCAATTATCATCGGAGAAGTTTTTTATCGCAATCTTTCGTTAACAGCACGTTTAATTGCTGTTGTCGTCGGTAGCATTCTTTATCGCTTTGTTTTATTAATTGTTTTACAACTCGGATTTAGTACTAATGACTTTAAATTACTCTCAGCAATCATTTTAGCAATTTGCTTAATGTTGCCACTTTTTGAAAATAAATTTCATTTACGTAAATCAATTAAGAAAGGAGTAGAAAAGCCATGA